A region from the Neurospora crassa OR74A linkage group V, whole genome shotgun sequence genome encodes:
- a CDS encoding Nop10 family nucleolar RNA-binding protein — translation MYVPAKNADGKPLARQYTLKKVLDGQVTKSAHPARFSPDDKWSRHRITLRRRFAVLLAQKALNKTTE, via the exons ATGTACGTCCCCGCCAAGAACGCCGACGGCAAGCCGCTCGCGCGCCAGTACACCCTCAAGAAGGTCCTCGACGGCCAGGTCACCAAGAGCGCCCACCCCGCTCGCTTCTCTCCCGACGACAAGTGGTCTCGTCACCGCATCACTCTCCGCCGCCGTTTTGCGGTCCTTCTCGCCCAGA AGGCTCTCAACAAGACCACCGAGTAG